One window of the Clupea harengus chromosome 20, Ch_v2.0.2, whole genome shotgun sequence genome contains the following:
- the rnf20 gene encoding E3 ubiquitin-protein ligase BRE1A isoform X2, with amino-acid sequence MSGQKRPCDPSGSVSSGAPPEKRREREVGEETAGVSTTAGGSTAVETVIKLGGVSNPEEQDIKALQVKNRKLGEALDQRQVIEDELRDRVERLETRQATDDASLLILNRYWNQFDENVRHIGRRYDQSGGEPVDGHISEGRSLKPDTPEPDGDSNPERAKDRGQQGETSNSFLATLASSSSEEMEAELQERVESSCKQANRVADIYTSLKDTVDQLKKTVDSGIDSSLWDVATQLNSLLTSENERLRQLTDSLKQKHSQMTSESRVLGRAATRADNRISELQVLVEELQWDMEKIRRRENRLNTHLGEVLERVNSKGYKVCGEASSVCGTITINKRKFEEMNSELEENKELAENRLIELQKLQQDLQNVHQDNQSMRMELVCRAEGVVRDSAEYRCLQSQFSVLYNESLILKTQLDENRARLNTTRTARLRQLDHMENDEVSLQRKVRTEVIQLEDTLAQVRKEYEMLRIEFEQTLAANEQAGPINREMRHLISTLQNHNQQMKAEVLKYKLRLRESQQELNVVRAAKGNAILQSQSSTELDVKEETASPLTPATGDVTVKVESDNDSATPTSTGASVKTEPGTEAELVVKEEDKDKDRDKEREKEKEKEREREKDRATRGSATVKEERDRAGTSSSHLEENVAERCAVVGGPKRKEVEQLKILRAELKKAQESQREMKLLLDMYRSAPKEQRDKVQLMAAEKKAKSEGEELRQRLRELEERERREGKKMADEEALRKIRSVEEQIDILNKKLSLAKQEEDALLSEMDVTGQAFEDMQEQNIRLMQQLREKDDANFKLMSERIKSNQIHKLLKEEKEELADQLLTLKTQVDAQLQVVRKLEEKERLLQGTIGTAERELSLRTQALDMNKRKAQESALLSEEMKGQLESVQQRLSGVREEVIENSTTREKESFNARRAQEDICKLRRKLEKAKKPADIPSGDEIMNEEINDYKARLTCPCCNSRMKDAVLTKCFHVFCFECVKTRYDTRQRKCPKCNAAFGANDFHRIYIS; translated from the exons GTGATTGAGGATGAGCTGagggacagagtggagagactCGAGACTCGGCAGGCCACTGATGATGCCAGCCTGCTGATCCTCAACAGATACTGGAACCAG TTTGATGAGAATGTGCGTCATATCGGTCGACGCTACGACCAATCTGGTGGTGAGCCAGTGGATGGCCACATCAGTGAAGGGCGGAGCCTGAAACCTGACACTCCGGAACCTGACGGAGACTCCAATCCGGAGCGGGCAAAGGACCGAG GCCAGCAGGGGGAGACTTCCAACTCTTTCTTGGCCACTCTGGCCAGTAGTAgcagtgaggagatggaggcgGAACTCCAGGAGAGGGTGGAGTCCAGCTGTAAACAGGCCAATCGCGTGGCCGATATTTACACCAGTCTGAAGGACACCGTGGATCAGCTGAAGAAGACTGTGGACAGTGGAATCG ACAGTAGCCTGTGGGATGTCGCCACCCAGCTCAACTCCCTGTTGACCAGTGAGAATGAACGCTTGCGTCAGCTGACCGACAGcctcaaacagaaacacagccaGATGACcagtgag tcGCGTGTGCTGGGTCGTGCTGCGACACGGGCTGATAATCGCATCAGCGAGCTGCAGGTTCTGGTCGAGGAGCTACAGTGGGACATGGAGAAGATCCGTCGCCGAGAGAACcgactcaacacacacctcgGAGAGGTGCTGGAACGG GTGAACAGCAAAGGTTACAAAGTGTGTGGAGaagccagcagtgtgtgtggaaccatcaccatcaacaagAGAAAG TTTGAGGAGATGAATAGTGAGCTGGAGGAGAACAAGGAGTTAGCGGAGAACCGCCTCATAGAACTGCAGAAACTACAACAGGATTTGCAGAACGTCCATCAAGACAACCAGAGCATGAGA ATGGAGTTGGTGTGCCGGGCCGAGGGGGTGGTAAGAGATAGCGCTGAGTACCGCTGCCTGCAGTCCCAGTTCTCGGTTCTGTATAACGAGTCCCTGATTCTGAAAACCCAGCTGGACGAGAACAGGGCACGGCTCAACACCACTAGAACCGCCCGACTACGCCAGCTCGACcatatggag aaTGATGAGGTATCACTGCAGCGTAAGGTGCGTACTGAAGTCATTCAGCTGGAAGACACCCTGGCTCAGGTGCGTAAGGAGTACGAGATGCTGCGCATCGAGTTTGAGCAAACACTCGCCGCCAATGAGCAAGCAG gTCCCATCAACAGAGAAATGCGTCACCTGATCAGCACGCTGCAGAACCACAACCAGCAGATGAAGGCAGAGGTGCTCAAGTACAAACTCCGCCTGAGGGAGTCGCAGCAGGAGCTCAACGTG GTCCGTGCAGCGAAGGGCAACGCAATCCTCCAATCCCAGTCCAGCACTGAGCTTGACGTAAAAGAAGAGACCGCCTCTCCTCTGACACCAGCCACAGGTGATGTCACAGTGAAGGTGGAGTCTGATAATGACTCGGCCACGCCCACCAGCACAG GTGCCTCAGTGAAGACGGAGCCTGGCACGGAGGCAGAACTAGTCGTtaaggaggaggacaaggataaggacagagacaaagaaagagagaaggagaaagagaaggaacgagagagagagaaagacagagcgacCCGTGGTAGTGCGACTGttaaagaggagagggacagggctGGAACCAGCAGCAGCCATTTAGAAGAGAATGTGGCGGAACGCTGCGCCGTGGTTGGAGGACCTAAGAGGAAGGAGGTGGAGCAACTGAAAATACTTCGTGCTGAGCTCAA GAAAGCGCAGGAGTCACAGAGGGAGATGAAGCTCTTGTTGGACATGTATCGCTCCGCCCCCAAAGAACAGAGGGATAAAGTCCAACTCATGGCTGCTGAGAAGAAAGCCAAgtcagag gGGGAGGAGCTGCGCCAACGCCTgcgagagctggaggagagggaaaggagggaggggaagaagatGGCCGACGAAGAGGCTCTCAGAAAGATCCGCTCCGTGGAGGAACAGATCGACATCCTCAACAAGAAGCTGTCCCTGgccaaacag GAGGAAGACGCTCTGCTCAGCGAGATGGATGTGACGGGGCAGGCCTTCGAGGACATGCAGGAGCAGAACATCCGGTTGATGCAGCAGCTGCGGGAGAAGGACGACGCCAACTTCAAGCTCATGAGCGAGAGGATCAAGTCCAACCAGATCCACAAGCtgctgaaggaggagaaggaggagctcGCCGACCAGCTGCTCACACTCAAGacacag GTTGATGCACAGCTTCAAGTAGTGAGGAAGCTGGAAGAGAAAGAGCGGCTCCTACAGGGGACCATCGGTACTGCAGAGAGGGAGCTGTCCCTCCGAACACAGGCTTTGGACATGAATAAACGCAAG gCCCAGGAGTCTGCGTTGCTCTCTGAGGAGATGAAGGGCCAGCTGGAGTCGGTGCAGCAGAGGCTGAGTGGGGTGAGGGAGGAGGTGATTGAGAACAGCACCACCCGCGAGAAAGAGTCCTTCAACGCACGGCGCGCACag GAGGACATCTGCAAGCTGAGGAGAAAACTGGAGAAAGCCAAGAAACCAGCGGACATCCCCAGTGGTGATGAGATAATGAACGAGGAGATCAACGATTACAAG GCGCGTCTGACCTGCCCGTGCTGTAACTCGCGAATGAAGGACGCCGTGCTGACCAAGTGCTTCCACGTCTTCTGCTTCGAGTGCGTGAAGACGCGCTACGACACGCGCCAGAGGAAGTGCCCCAAGTGCAACGCCGCCTTCGGGGCCAATGACTTCCACCGCATATACATCAGCTAG
- the rnf20 gene encoding E3 ubiquitin-protein ligase BRE1A isoform X3: protein MSGQKRPCDPSGSVSSGAPPEKRREREVGEETAGVSTTAGGSTAVETVIKLGGVSNPEEQDIKALQVKNRKLGEALDQRQVIEDELRDRVERLETRQATDDASLLILNRYWNQFDENVRHIGRRYDQSGGEPVDGHISEGRSLKPDTPEPDGDSNPERAKDRGQQGETSNSFLATLASSSSEEMEAELQERVESSCKQANRVADIYTSLKDTVDQLKKTVDSGIDSSLWDVATQLNSLLTSENERLRQLTDSLKQKHSQMTSESRVLGRAATRADNRISELQVLVEELQWDMEKIRRRENRLNTHLGEVLERVNSKGYKVCGEASSVCGTITINKRKFEEMNSELEENKELAENRLIELQKLQQDLQNVHQDNQSMRMELVCRAEGVVRDSAEYRCLQSQFSVLYNESLILKTQLDENRARLNTTRTARLRQLDHMENDEVSLQRKVRTEVIQLEDTLAQVRKEYEMLRIEFEQTLAANEQAGPINREMRHLISTLQNHNQQMKAEVLKYKLRLRESQQELNVVRAAKGNAILQSQSSTELDVKEETASPLTPATGDVTVKVESDNDSATPTSTGASVKTEPGTEAELVVKEEDKDKDRDKEREKEKEKEREREKDRATRGSATVKEERDRAGTSSSHLEENVAERCAVVGGPKRKEVEQLKILRAELKKAQESQREMKLLLDMYRSAPKEQRDKVQLMAAEKKAKSEGEELRQRLRELEERERREGKKMADEEALRKIRSVEEQIDILNKKLSLAKQEDALLSEMDVTGQAFEDMQEQNIRLMQQLREKDDANFKLMSERIKSNQIHKLLKEEKEELADQLLTLKTQVVDAQLQVVRKLEEKERLLQGTIGTAERELSLRTQALDMNKRKAQESALLSEEMKGQLESVQQRLSGVREEVIENSTTREKESFNARRAQEDICKLRRKLEKAKKPADIPSGDEIMNEEINDYKARLTCPCCNSRMKDAVLTKCFHVFCFECVKTRYDTRQRKCPKCNAAFGANDFHRIYIS from the exons GTGATTGAGGATGAGCTGagggacagagtggagagactCGAGACTCGGCAGGCCACTGATGATGCCAGCCTGCTGATCCTCAACAGATACTGGAACCAG TTTGATGAGAATGTGCGTCATATCGGTCGACGCTACGACCAATCTGGTGGTGAGCCAGTGGATGGCCACATCAGTGAAGGGCGGAGCCTGAAACCTGACACTCCGGAACCTGACGGAGACTCCAATCCGGAGCGGGCAAAGGACCGAG GCCAGCAGGGGGAGACTTCCAACTCTTTCTTGGCCACTCTGGCCAGTAGTAgcagtgaggagatggaggcgGAACTCCAGGAGAGGGTGGAGTCCAGCTGTAAACAGGCCAATCGCGTGGCCGATATTTACACCAGTCTGAAGGACACCGTGGATCAGCTGAAGAAGACTGTGGACAGTGGAATCG ACAGTAGCCTGTGGGATGTCGCCACCCAGCTCAACTCCCTGTTGACCAGTGAGAATGAACGCTTGCGTCAGCTGACCGACAGcctcaaacagaaacacagccaGATGACcagtgag tcGCGTGTGCTGGGTCGTGCTGCGACACGGGCTGATAATCGCATCAGCGAGCTGCAGGTTCTGGTCGAGGAGCTACAGTGGGACATGGAGAAGATCCGTCGCCGAGAGAACcgactcaacacacacctcgGAGAGGTGCTGGAACGG GTGAACAGCAAAGGTTACAAAGTGTGTGGAGaagccagcagtgtgtgtggaaccatcaccatcaacaagAGAAAG TTTGAGGAGATGAATAGTGAGCTGGAGGAGAACAAGGAGTTAGCGGAGAACCGCCTCATAGAACTGCAGAAACTACAACAGGATTTGCAGAACGTCCATCAAGACAACCAGAGCATGAGA ATGGAGTTGGTGTGCCGGGCCGAGGGGGTGGTAAGAGATAGCGCTGAGTACCGCTGCCTGCAGTCCCAGTTCTCGGTTCTGTATAACGAGTCCCTGATTCTGAAAACCCAGCTGGACGAGAACAGGGCACGGCTCAACACCACTAGAACCGCCCGACTACGCCAGCTCGACcatatggag aaTGATGAGGTATCACTGCAGCGTAAGGTGCGTACTGAAGTCATTCAGCTGGAAGACACCCTGGCTCAGGTGCGTAAGGAGTACGAGATGCTGCGCATCGAGTTTGAGCAAACACTCGCCGCCAATGAGCAAGCAG gTCCCATCAACAGAGAAATGCGTCACCTGATCAGCACGCTGCAGAACCACAACCAGCAGATGAAGGCAGAGGTGCTCAAGTACAAACTCCGCCTGAGGGAGTCGCAGCAGGAGCTCAACGTG GTCCGTGCAGCGAAGGGCAACGCAATCCTCCAATCCCAGTCCAGCACTGAGCTTGACGTAAAAGAAGAGACCGCCTCTCCTCTGACACCAGCCACAGGTGATGTCACAGTGAAGGTGGAGTCTGATAATGACTCGGCCACGCCCACCAGCACAG GTGCCTCAGTGAAGACGGAGCCTGGCACGGAGGCAGAACTAGTCGTtaaggaggaggacaaggataaggacagagacaaagaaagagagaaggagaaagagaaggaacgagagagagagaaagacagagcgacCCGTGGTAGTGCGACTGttaaagaggagagggacagggctGGAACCAGCAGCAGCCATTTAGAAGAGAATGTGGCGGAACGCTGCGCCGTGGTTGGAGGACCTAAGAGGAAGGAGGTGGAGCAACTGAAAATACTTCGTGCTGAGCTCAA GAAAGCGCAGGAGTCACAGAGGGAGATGAAGCTCTTGTTGGACATGTATCGCTCCGCCCCCAAAGAACAGAGGGATAAAGTCCAACTCATGGCTGCTGAGAAGAAAGCCAAgtcagag gGGGAGGAGCTGCGCCAACGCCTgcgagagctggaggagagggaaaggagggaggggaagaagatGGCCGACGAAGAGGCTCTCAGAAAGATCCGCTCCGTGGAGGAACAGATCGACATCCTCAACAAGAAGCTGTCCCTGgccaaacag GAAGACGCTCTGCTCAGCGAGATGGATGTGACGGGGCAGGCCTTCGAGGACATGCAGGAGCAGAACATCCGGTTGATGCAGCAGCTGCGGGAGAAGGACGACGCCAACTTCAAGCTCATGAGCGAGAGGATCAAGTCCAACCAGATCCACAAGCtgctgaaggaggagaaggaggagctcGCCGACCAGCTGCTCACACTCAAGacacaggtg GTTGATGCACAGCTTCAAGTAGTGAGGAAGCTGGAAGAGAAAGAGCGGCTCCTACAGGGGACCATCGGTACTGCAGAGAGGGAGCTGTCCCTCCGAACACAGGCTTTGGACATGAATAAACGCAAG gCCCAGGAGTCTGCGTTGCTCTCTGAGGAGATGAAGGGCCAGCTGGAGTCGGTGCAGCAGAGGCTGAGTGGGGTGAGGGAGGAGGTGATTGAGAACAGCACCACCCGCGAGAAAGAGTCCTTCAACGCACGGCGCGCACag GAGGACATCTGCAAGCTGAGGAGAAAACTGGAGAAAGCCAAGAAACCAGCGGACATCCCCAGTGGTGATGAGATAATGAACGAGGAGATCAACGATTACAAG GCGCGTCTGACCTGCCCGTGCTGTAACTCGCGAATGAAGGACGCCGTGCTGACCAAGTGCTTCCACGTCTTCTGCTTCGAGTGCGTGAAGACGCGCTACGACACGCGCCAGAGGAAGTGCCCCAAGTGCAACGCCGCCTTCGGGGCCAATGACTTCCACCGCATATACATCAGCTAG
- the rnf20 gene encoding E3 ubiquitin-protein ligase BRE1A isoform X1 — translation MSGQKRPCDPSGSVSSGAPPEKRREREVGEETAGVSTTAGGSTAVETVIKLGGVSNPEEQDIKALQVKNRKLGEALDQRQVIEDELRDRVERLETRQATDDASLLILNRYWNQFDENVRHIGRRYDQSGGEPVDGHISEGRSLKPDTPEPDGDSNPERAKDRGQQGETSNSFLATLASSSSEEMEAELQERVESSCKQANRVADIYTSLKDTVDQLKKTVDSGIDSSLWDVATQLNSLLTSENERLRQLTDSLKQKHSQMTSESRVLGRAATRADNRISELQVLVEELQWDMEKIRRRENRLNTHLGEVLERVNSKGYKVCGEASSVCGTITINKRKFEEMNSELEENKELAENRLIELQKLQQDLQNVHQDNQSMRMELVCRAEGVVRDSAEYRCLQSQFSVLYNESLILKTQLDENRARLNTTRTARLRQLDHMENDEVSLQRKVRTEVIQLEDTLAQVRKEYEMLRIEFEQTLAANEQAGPINREMRHLISTLQNHNQQMKAEVLKYKLRLRESQQELNVVRAAKGNAILQSQSSTELDVKEETASPLTPATGDVTVKVESDNDSATPTSTGASVKTEPGTEAELVVKEEDKDKDRDKEREKEKEKEREREKDRATRGSATVKEERDRAGTSSSHLEENVAERCAVVGGPKRKEVEQLKILRAELKKAQESQREMKLLLDMYRSAPKEQRDKVQLMAAEKKAKSEGEELRQRLRELEERERREGKKMADEEALRKIRSVEEQIDILNKKLSLAKQEEDALLSEMDVTGQAFEDMQEQNIRLMQQLREKDDANFKLMSERIKSNQIHKLLKEEKEELADQLLTLKTQVVDAQLQVVRKLEEKERLLQGTIGTAERELSLRTQALDMNKRKAQESALLSEEMKGQLESVQQRLSGVREEVIENSTTREKESFNARRAQEDICKLRRKLEKAKKPADIPSGDEIMNEEINDYKARLTCPCCNSRMKDAVLTKCFHVFCFECVKTRYDTRQRKCPKCNAAFGANDFHRIYIS, via the exons GTGATTGAGGATGAGCTGagggacagagtggagagactCGAGACTCGGCAGGCCACTGATGATGCCAGCCTGCTGATCCTCAACAGATACTGGAACCAG TTTGATGAGAATGTGCGTCATATCGGTCGACGCTACGACCAATCTGGTGGTGAGCCAGTGGATGGCCACATCAGTGAAGGGCGGAGCCTGAAACCTGACACTCCGGAACCTGACGGAGACTCCAATCCGGAGCGGGCAAAGGACCGAG GCCAGCAGGGGGAGACTTCCAACTCTTTCTTGGCCACTCTGGCCAGTAGTAgcagtgaggagatggaggcgGAACTCCAGGAGAGGGTGGAGTCCAGCTGTAAACAGGCCAATCGCGTGGCCGATATTTACACCAGTCTGAAGGACACCGTGGATCAGCTGAAGAAGACTGTGGACAGTGGAATCG ACAGTAGCCTGTGGGATGTCGCCACCCAGCTCAACTCCCTGTTGACCAGTGAGAATGAACGCTTGCGTCAGCTGACCGACAGcctcaaacagaaacacagccaGATGACcagtgag tcGCGTGTGCTGGGTCGTGCTGCGACACGGGCTGATAATCGCATCAGCGAGCTGCAGGTTCTGGTCGAGGAGCTACAGTGGGACATGGAGAAGATCCGTCGCCGAGAGAACcgactcaacacacacctcgGAGAGGTGCTGGAACGG GTGAACAGCAAAGGTTACAAAGTGTGTGGAGaagccagcagtgtgtgtggaaccatcaccatcaacaagAGAAAG TTTGAGGAGATGAATAGTGAGCTGGAGGAGAACAAGGAGTTAGCGGAGAACCGCCTCATAGAACTGCAGAAACTACAACAGGATTTGCAGAACGTCCATCAAGACAACCAGAGCATGAGA ATGGAGTTGGTGTGCCGGGCCGAGGGGGTGGTAAGAGATAGCGCTGAGTACCGCTGCCTGCAGTCCCAGTTCTCGGTTCTGTATAACGAGTCCCTGATTCTGAAAACCCAGCTGGACGAGAACAGGGCACGGCTCAACACCACTAGAACCGCCCGACTACGCCAGCTCGACcatatggag aaTGATGAGGTATCACTGCAGCGTAAGGTGCGTACTGAAGTCATTCAGCTGGAAGACACCCTGGCTCAGGTGCGTAAGGAGTACGAGATGCTGCGCATCGAGTTTGAGCAAACACTCGCCGCCAATGAGCAAGCAG gTCCCATCAACAGAGAAATGCGTCACCTGATCAGCACGCTGCAGAACCACAACCAGCAGATGAAGGCAGAGGTGCTCAAGTACAAACTCCGCCTGAGGGAGTCGCAGCAGGAGCTCAACGTG GTCCGTGCAGCGAAGGGCAACGCAATCCTCCAATCCCAGTCCAGCACTGAGCTTGACGTAAAAGAAGAGACCGCCTCTCCTCTGACACCAGCCACAGGTGATGTCACAGTGAAGGTGGAGTCTGATAATGACTCGGCCACGCCCACCAGCACAG GTGCCTCAGTGAAGACGGAGCCTGGCACGGAGGCAGAACTAGTCGTtaaggaggaggacaaggataaggacagagacaaagaaagagagaaggagaaagagaaggaacgagagagagagaaagacagagcgacCCGTGGTAGTGCGACTGttaaagaggagagggacagggctGGAACCAGCAGCAGCCATTTAGAAGAGAATGTGGCGGAACGCTGCGCCGTGGTTGGAGGACCTAAGAGGAAGGAGGTGGAGCAACTGAAAATACTTCGTGCTGAGCTCAA GAAAGCGCAGGAGTCACAGAGGGAGATGAAGCTCTTGTTGGACATGTATCGCTCCGCCCCCAAAGAACAGAGGGATAAAGTCCAACTCATGGCTGCTGAGAAGAAAGCCAAgtcagag gGGGAGGAGCTGCGCCAACGCCTgcgagagctggaggagagggaaaggagggaggggaagaagatGGCCGACGAAGAGGCTCTCAGAAAGATCCGCTCCGTGGAGGAACAGATCGACATCCTCAACAAGAAGCTGTCCCTGgccaaacag GAGGAAGACGCTCTGCTCAGCGAGATGGATGTGACGGGGCAGGCCTTCGAGGACATGCAGGAGCAGAACATCCGGTTGATGCAGCAGCTGCGGGAGAAGGACGACGCCAACTTCAAGCTCATGAGCGAGAGGATCAAGTCCAACCAGATCCACAAGCtgctgaaggaggagaaggaggagctcGCCGACCAGCTGCTCACACTCAAGacacaggtg GTTGATGCACAGCTTCAAGTAGTGAGGAAGCTGGAAGAGAAAGAGCGGCTCCTACAGGGGACCATCGGTACTGCAGAGAGGGAGCTGTCCCTCCGAACACAGGCTTTGGACATGAATAAACGCAAG gCCCAGGAGTCTGCGTTGCTCTCTGAGGAGATGAAGGGCCAGCTGGAGTCGGTGCAGCAGAGGCTGAGTGGGGTGAGGGAGGAGGTGATTGAGAACAGCACCACCCGCGAGAAAGAGTCCTTCAACGCACGGCGCGCACag GAGGACATCTGCAAGCTGAGGAGAAAACTGGAGAAAGCCAAGAAACCAGCGGACATCCCCAGTGGTGATGAGATAATGAACGAGGAGATCAACGATTACAAG GCGCGTCTGACCTGCCCGTGCTGTAACTCGCGAATGAAGGACGCCGTGCTGACCAAGTGCTTCCACGTCTTCTGCTTCGAGTGCGTGAAGACGCGCTACGACACGCGCCAGAGGAAGTGCCCCAAGTGCAACGCCGCCTTCGGGGCCAATGACTTCCACCGCATATACATCAGCTAG